A portion of the Desulfovibrio porci genome contains these proteins:
- a CDS encoding STAS domain-containing protein: MFDLQAESHNNVDILRLTGDVLLADVVEFNRRMEEGMAASNVPQAILDLSQAGRMDNAGLGVLVSISTKLQGRGRRLVLLNPAPHVAQLLKDAEIEGFFPTCESEEELKGYTPDTAE; encoded by the coding sequence ATGTTTGATCTGCAAGCGGAGTCTCATAATAATGTCGACATCCTCCGTCTGACCGGCGACGTGCTGCTGGCTGACGTGGTCGAGTTCAACCGGCGGATGGAAGAAGGCATGGCGGCTTCCAACGTTCCCCAAGCAATACTGGACCTTAGCCAGGCGGGCCGGATGGACAATGCGGGATTGGGCGTCCTTGTCAGCATCAGCACCAAACTTCAGGGACGGGGGCGCAGGCTGGTCCTGCTCAATCCCGCGCCGCATGTGGCACAGCTTTTGAAAGACGCGGAGATAGAAGGTTTTTTCCCCACCTGCGAAAGTGAGGAAGAACTTAAAGGCTATACCCCGGACACGGCGGAATAG
- a CDS encoding glycosyltransferase family 9 protein: MSADPLLVLQLQRMGDLILTFPLLLALKKRWPGHPLWVAAEPQFFQELMPLAPEVVFFPPSHCSTLARGTYAAVINLSGRPEAAACLAGATAALKLGPAALPDGLHIHGYWQLYRAALTQNNRHNAFHWSDLYRLDLDPTIRPGQTGHILPQGAGSGRVGLVLGASEAAKHPDALFWARLARRLTTAGIMPLFLGGKAEQALGQEAARLARLPQANLCGRLPLREVAAVLRGLDLCITPDTGPMHLADWLGVPVLNLSMGPVHARETGPTAPGQWVLRAAMSCVGCWQCRRSKLYCKQAFTPAAVARAALAILENPRDVRLLSRTGSLSGLSLYRTGRDALGLYRLEASEDREGRGAAISCRFLLEGFWQAAFLFLYDPSLRPLARQRLATLRSAFPPLVQRLGAGLTRLCTHCAAAFKHHSESLSADFWRAEAPLLRLFAGHTHMFLQNADFSAQGWQTAIDRQTALCDLFASETE, translated from the coding sequence ATGAGCGCTGATCCCCTGCTGGTTTTGCAATTGCAGCGCATGGGGGATCTGATCCTGACCTTTCCCCTGCTGCTGGCCCTCAAAAAGCGCTGGCCGGGCCATCCCCTCTGGGTGGCGGCCGAACCCCAGTTTTTTCAGGAGCTGATGCCGCTGGCGCCGGAGGTGGTCTTTTTCCCGCCGTCACACTGCTCTACCCTGGCGCGCGGCACTTATGCGGCAGTCATCAATCTGAGCGGCCGCCCCGAGGCGGCCGCCTGCCTGGCCGGAGCGACAGCCGCACTCAAACTGGGGCCGGCGGCTTTGCCGGACGGCTTGCACATCCACGGCTACTGGCAACTCTACCGCGCCGCCCTGACCCAGAACAACCGTCACAATGCATTTCATTGGTCGGATTTGTACCGGCTGGATCTGGACCCCACGATACGCCCGGGACAAACAGGGCATATACTGCCCCAAGGCGCGGGCAGCGGACGCGTGGGCCTGGTTTTGGGCGCCAGCGAAGCGGCCAAACATCCGGACGCCCTGTTCTGGGCCCGGCTGGCCCGGAGGCTGACCACGGCCGGGATCATGCCGCTCTTTCTGGGCGGCAAGGCTGAGCAGGCGCTGGGACAGGAAGCAGCCCGCCTGGCCCGCCTGCCGCAGGCCAACCTCTGCGGTCGCCTGCCGCTCAGGGAAGTGGCCGCCGTGCTGCGCGGCCTGGACCTCTGCATCACCCCGGATACCGGCCCCATGCACCTGGCCGACTGGCTGGGCGTGCCGGTGCTCAATCTTTCCATGGGGCCGGTGCACGCCCGCGAAACAGGCCCCACTGCGCCCGGCCAATGGGTTTTGCGCGCGGCCATGAGTTGCGTGGGCTGCTGGCAGTGCCGACGCTCCAAGCTCTACTGCAAGCAGGCTTTCACACCGGCGGCCGTGGCTCGCGCGGCTCTGGCCATTCTGGAAAACCCGCGGGACGTCCGGCTGTTGTCCCGCACCGGCTCTCTTTCCGGCCTATCCCTCTATCGCACGGGTCGTGACGCGTTGGGGCTGTACCGGCTGGAGGCGTCAGAAGACCGGGAGGGCCGCGGCGCTGCGATTTCCTGCCGTTTTTTGCTGGAAGGCTTCTGGCAGGCCGCCTTTTTATTTTTGTATGATCCCTCGCTACGCCCTCTGGCCCGTCAGCGCCTCGCGACCCTGCGAAGCGCCTTTCCCCCTTTGGTTCAGCGCCTGGGCGCGGGCCTGACCCGTCTTTGCACGCACTGCGCCGCCGCTTTCAAACATCACAGCGAAAGTCTGTCCGCCGATTTTTGGCGCGCGGAAGCGCCTTTGCTGCGCCTTTTCGCCGGGCATACGCATATGTTCCTGCAAAACGCCGACTTCTCTGCCCAAGGCTGGCAGACGGCCATCGATCGGCAGACGGCCCTCTGTGATCTTTTCGCTTCCGAGACGGAATAA
- a CDS encoding flagellar hook-length control protein FliK, translating into MQILPVDPTGSGLNFLSGMSGSSGADASSDFVQAMQNAMDSVENGQHVSVNAALQDDSGQNRPLVESPYSRHTTDGVTYTLDEVCFTKQELQELREQLVKAGAPEESLKQFDVLVGQPDGATLAQVMASLMGRGTAAGVSDEDAQTITALLGKIDPSGDLSLAVLQRMDEGKGEEALALISDAFAKLAPNESIEISRDDALALGRGLGLNKNSLQSLSDNFGGYAALRVTGEQFGNLMAPASTQFTMDKANRQKLDAALEQTLKPIISKARDRMEKEKAASALQDRKVQQSRVMIDKTVQKNSREILNQTLHSGQQTDTPEDSGIAAQSDAVNRKLDGRQSGAVGDADGSQNQKNPAGSLADKLNRAAANTDKADNTAMEKTVPGAATTHTDAKEGGKNGSNAPGFENNSGQSKGKEWNELLGKVETRATPPQTNNANSIVFSMLQGGQNLSETSPVQDTAVQNRPLAAQVARQVESGLLSALKDGGSRLDLQLHPQELGAITLTLTARNGEVSARIRSEKSETAEMVSRQLDSIRANLEQQGIKVDKIEVQIQNQQGDDGRQWQNLDQHNSRQEEDARREELARLKNLATLRNSEENSDSGILEQPVHSLGQTARYATQSLHVVA; encoded by the coding sequence ATGCAAATTCTTCCCGTCGATCCGACTGGCTCCGGTTTGAACTTTCTGAGCGGCATGAGCGGCTCTTCCGGCGCTGATGCTTCCTCCGATTTTGTGCAGGCCATGCAGAACGCCATGGATTCAGTGGAAAACGGACAGCACGTGTCCGTGAATGCCGCCTTGCAGGACGACTCCGGCCAAAACCGGCCGTTGGTGGAAAGCCCTTACAGCCGCCATACCACGGATGGCGTCACCTATACCCTGGATGAAGTCTGTTTCACCAAGCAGGAACTGCAGGAATTACGCGAACAGCTTGTTAAGGCCGGTGCACCCGAGGAAAGCCTGAAACAGTTCGACGTGCTGGTCGGCCAGCCCGATGGCGCGACGCTGGCCCAGGTCATGGCCAGCCTGATGGGCAGGGGTACTGCCGCAGGCGTCAGTGACGAGGACGCGCAGACCATCACCGCCCTGCTGGGCAAAATCGACCCTTCGGGCGATCTTTCCCTCGCGGTGCTGCAACGGATGGACGAAGGCAAGGGAGAAGAAGCCTTGGCGCTGATCTCCGACGCCTTCGCCAAGCTGGCCCCCAACGAAAGCATTGAAATCAGCCGCGACGACGCGCTGGCCTTGGGCAGGGGGCTCGGCCTGAATAAAAACAGCTTGCAAAGCCTGTCCGACAATTTCGGCGGCTACGCCGCCCTGCGCGTCACCGGCGAACAGTTCGGCAATCTCATGGCCCCCGCCTCGACGCAGTTCACCATGGACAAGGCCAACCGCCAGAAGCTGGACGCCGCGCTGGAGCAGACGCTCAAGCCCATCATCAGCAAGGCCCGCGACCGCATGGAAAAGGAAAAGGCGGCCAGCGCGCTGCAGGATCGCAAGGTGCAGCAAAGCCGGGTCATGATCGACAAGACCGTGCAGAAAAACAGCCGCGAAATCCTCAACCAGACCCTGCACTCGGGCCAGCAGACCGACACTCCCGAAGACAGCGGAATTGCCGCGCAAAGCGACGCCGTCAACCGCAAGCTGGACGGCAGGCAGAGCGGCGCCGTGGGCGACGCCGACGGTTCGCAAAACCAAAAGAATCCCGCCGGAAGCCTGGCCGATAAACTGAATCGGGCCGCCGCCAACACGGACAAGGCCGACAATACGGCCATGGAGAAGACTGTTCCCGGAGCCGCCACGACGCATACGGACGCCAAAGAAGGCGGCAAAAACGGCTCCAACGCTCCCGGCTTTGAAAACAACAGCGGACAAAGCAAGGGCAAGGAATGGAACGAATTGCTGGGCAAGGTGGAAACACGAGCCACGCCGCCCCAGACCAACAATGCCAACTCCATCGTCTTTTCCATGCTTCAGGGCGGGCAGAACCTGTCCGAAACCTCCCCCGTGCAGGACACTGCCGTCCAAAACCGGCCTCTGGCCGCACAGGTGGCCCGGCAGGTGGAAAGCGGCCTGCTCTCCGCCCTCAAGGACGGCGGCAGCCGCCTGGATTTGCAGCTTCACCCGCAGGAACTGGGGGCTATCACCCTGACGCTCACGGCCCGCAACGGCGAGGTGAGCGCGCGCATCCGTTCCGAAAAAAGCGAAACCGCCGAAATGGTCAGCCGCCAATTGGACAGCATCCGCGCCAACCTGGAGCAACAGGGCATCAAGGTGGACAAGATTGAAGTGCAGATTCAGAACCAGCAGGGCGACGACGGCCGCCAGTGGCAAAATCTGGATCAGCATAATTCCCGGCAGGAAGAAGATGCCCGCCGGGAAGAACTTGCCCGCCTCAAGAATCTCGCAACACTGCGTAATTCCGAAGAAAATTCAGATTCAGGCATTTTGGAACAGCCTGTGCATTCTCTAGGGCAAACGGCAAGATATGCCACCCAATCTTTACATGTGGTGGCCTGA
- a CDS encoding flagellar hook protein FlgE yields MGLSASMWTSVSGLLAHGNKMNVVGNNIANVSTIGFKSQRMDFNDYLYLSGGSASGPTQIGAGVSTYAVLGDFSQGSFESSNSGTDLAIDGNGYFKVRKPNSDQMYYTRAGDFYFDKDRQLINPQGMRVQGWRVDNSTNLTLNRGATSLGSTSTTESSYVGSGTPTDIVLDMWNLPPQQTHSVSITMGLTSDPGSDRTTNPDNPMSALWNQWDGTSETPLASTAYVGKSDIDVYDEGGTKHTMSVYYDQVALENDDYKISGLPNGYTVYEYLVTIPPSEDKRTYGGTITYDAEGNPQITGEKTFAGTRKAGVLMAGHLIFNESGQLVNQTAYTYGANGKDAAGDPLAADTPCDQDPGKMASWQPTKISSNGLPVFTANFDGKPLANCVSETAANGGTPYSIAENYIIELDLGLRNTANNPAWNNADTSLASLTTKAATPPATQKTLNFSDTGATMTSPNRENTASFLKQGKSIVQDSDADGYAAGILSTYQIDKNGIVYGSYDNGETLALWQLLLCDFDNPQGLYREGGNLFSETKESGRARQGVANDAGFGSTNAYNIEQSNVDMTREFVQMITTQRGFQANSKGITTVDTMLETVIGMKR; encoded by the coding sequence ATGGGCCTTTCAGCCAGCATGTGGACCAGCGTTTCCGGCCTGCTCGCCCACGGCAACAAGATGAACGTGGTGGGCAACAATATCGCCAACGTGAGCACCATCGGCTTTAAAAGCCAACGGATGGATTTTAATGATTATCTGTACCTGAGCGGGGGCAGCGCCAGCGGCCCCACCCAGATCGGCGCGGGTGTGAGCACCTATGCCGTGCTGGGCGACTTTTCGCAGGGTTCCTTTGAAAGCAGCAACAGCGGCACGGATCTGGCCATCGACGGCAACGGTTATTTCAAGGTGCGCAAGCCCAACTCCGACCAGATGTACTATACCCGCGCCGGCGATTTCTATTTCGATAAGGACCGCCAGCTCATCAACCCTCAGGGTATGCGCGTGCAGGGCTGGCGTGTGGACAATTCCACTAATCTGACGCTCAACCGCGGCGCCACCAGTCTGGGCAGCACTTCCACGACGGAATCGTCCTATGTGGGCAGCGGCACGCCTACGGATATTGTGCTGGATATGTGGAACCTGCCGCCGCAACAGACCCACAGCGTGTCCATTACCATGGGTCTGACCTCCGACCCGGGCAGCGACAGAACCACCAATCCGGACAATCCCATGTCCGCGCTCTGGAACCAGTGGGACGGCACCTCCGAAACGCCGCTGGCCAGTACAGCCTATGTGGGCAAATCGGACATCGACGTGTACGACGAGGGCGGCACCAAGCACACCATGTCGGTCTATTATGACCAGGTGGCCCTTGAAAATGATGACTACAAGATTTCGGGGCTCCCCAATGGCTATACCGTATACGAGTATCTGGTGACCATTCCCCCGTCCGAGGACAAGCGCACTTACGGCGGCACCATCACCTACGACGCCGAGGGCAACCCGCAGATAACCGGCGAGAAAACCTTTGCCGGCACCAGAAAGGCAGGCGTGCTCATGGCAGGACATCTGATCTTCAATGAAAGCGGTCAGCTGGTCAACCAGACGGCCTACACTTACGGAGCCAACGGCAAGGATGCGGCTGGCGACCCCCTGGCGGCGGATACTCCCTGCGATCAGGATCCCGGCAAAATGGCCTCCTGGCAGCCCACCAAGATTTCCAGCAACGGTCTGCCCGTGTTCACGGCCAACTTCGACGGCAAACCTCTGGCCAACTGCGTGTCTGAAACGGCTGCCAACGGCGGCACCCCATACAGCATCGCGGAAAATTATATCATTGAGCTTGATCTGGGGCTGAGAAACACCGCCAATAATCCGGCCTGGAACAATGCCGACACTTCCCTGGCCAGTCTGACGACCAAGGCTGCCACGCCTCCCGCCACGCAGAAGACGCTCAACTTTTCCGATACGGGCGCCACCATGACGTCGCCCAACAGGGAAAACACCGCCAGCTTCCTCAAGCAGGGCAAGTCCATCGTGCAGGATTCGGACGCGGATGGTTACGCCGCGGGCATTTTGAGCACCTATCAGATTGACAAAAACGGCATCGTCTATGGTTCCTATGACAACGGCGAAACCCTGGCCTTATGGCAACTGCTTCTCTGCGATTTTGACAATCCTCAGGGGCTTTACCGTGAAGGCGGCAATCTTTTCTCCGAAACCAAAGAATCCGGCAGAGCGCGTCAGGGTGTGGCCAATGACGCCGGTTTCGGGTCAACCAACGCTTACAATATCGAACAGTCCAATGTGGACATGACCCGCGAATTCGTCCAGATGATCACCACCCAGCGTGGCTTCCAGGCCAACTCCAAGGGCATCACCACAGTGGACACCATGCTTGAAACGGTTATCGGCATGAAGCGGTAG
- a CDS encoding flagellar hook assembly protein FlgD, translating into MSSITQALNQTNNEFNAALSKQKGSNLDKDSFMLLLVTQFKYQDPLNPMDDKEFIAQMAQFSSLEQLMNLNTSMEGLTDATNNQQMINATSYIGKQVSVSGNTIGKTTTGKTEDSDGVVKVSTFRYAFGDNVAKGVLTVKDANGNPVYTEDVSGKASGTTFEFTWNGMTNSGAVAPDGVYTVSLAAYNADGEAVLSDQIVDATVTGVVNDNGTVYLGLDGGQLMSLANVRQVSEPKVVNNGNNPETPSDEDNSSPENPDEGDSGSGKNTETPGGENTEENTGQAA; encoded by the coding sequence ATGTCCAGCATTACACAGGCCCTGAATCAGACCAACAACGAGTTCAATGCCGCCCTCTCCAAGCAGAAGGGCAGCAATCTGGACAAAGATTCCTTCATGCTGTTGCTGGTCACCCAGTTCAAGTACCAGGATCCGCTCAATCCCATGGACGATAAGGAATTTATTGCCCAGATGGCGCAGTTCTCCAGTCTGGAACAGCTCATGAACCTGAATACGAGCATGGAAGGCCTGACCGACGCCACCAACAACCAGCAGATGATCAACGCCACTTCCTATATCGGCAAGCAGGTGAGCGTTTCCGGCAATACCATCGGCAAGACCACCACCGGCAAAACCGAAGACAGCGACGGCGTGGTCAAGGTAAGCACCTTCCGTTACGCGTTCGGCGACAATGTGGCCAAGGGCGTGCTGACTGTGAAGGACGCCAACGGCAATCCGGTCTACACCGAAGATGTCAGCGGCAAGGCTTCCGGAACAACATTCGAGTTTACCTGGAACGGTATGACCAATTCCGGCGCTGTTGCCCCGGACGGCGTGTATACGGTCTCGCTGGCCGCTTACAATGCCGACGGCGAAGCCGTGCTCTCGGATCAGATCGTGGACGCCACAGTGACCGGCGTTGTCAATGACAACGGCACAGTTTATCTGGGCCTGGACGGCGGTCAGCTGATGTCACTTGCCAATGTGCGCCAGGTTTCCGAGCCCAAGGTGGTTAATAATGGCAACAACCCTGAAACGCCGTCTGACGAGGATAATTCTAGTCCAGAGAATCCCGACGAAGGAGATTCTGGCAGCGGCAAAAACACGGAAACTCCCGGCGGCGAAAACACGGAAGAAAACACCGGACAAGCCGCCTGA
- a CDS encoding CgeB family protein — protein sequence MTPQDGPRFEALFPKGHRKGDPPTDVLAHVAGRSFAMLGPGGPEREKAVIKAIPPEQRKDALPVLLGAGLGHALHLLLEENDGPIAVVEKERALRELTGVVDALPESARRRVLLVDAEDPHAALTELTHWQTRHGGKRLLPLPLPFYLRLDRAYYGELRDKLAASARFDFWSRAVQPRFREAGPRVLLLTSKYFLMGELEGACRKLGLDYKLVTLGNDTLACEDFIQQLLEAVVSFRPDCCITLNHMGVDVEGVLMDLLARLQLPLASWFVDNPHLIIHLYTRCVSPWTALFTWDADNIESLRRTGFEHVFYLPLGTDPERFSPRRSAVPEAWKADVSFVGNSMLYKVGGRLKNGRFPRELLLPFREVARAFMDSEQRSVADFLRQSFPDIHTRYAALPDNEARLAYETAITWQATRLYRNGCVRRLLPFRPLIVGDRGWRVEFRREPCQPRYLDALSYYAELPAFYGHSAINFNCTSKQMKGAVNQRVFDVPAAGAFVLTDWRPQMEQLFEPGEMACYHDPEEIPDLARHYLAHPQERRKVAAAARKRVLSCHTWEHRLQALLKQMRAIYGTPTTRKASA from the coding sequence ATGACCCCGCAAGACGGCCCGCGTTTCGAAGCGCTTTTTCCAAAGGGACATCGCAAGGGCGATCCCCCGACGGATGTGCTGGCGCATGTGGCCGGTCGCTCTTTCGCCATGCTCGGTCCCGGCGGCCCGGAGCGGGAAAAAGCCGTGATCAAGGCCATCCCGCCGGAACAGCGCAAGGACGCGCTGCCGGTTTTGCTTGGCGCGGGCCTGGGCCATGCCCTTCATCTTTTACTTGAAGAAAATGACGGCCCCATCGCTGTGGTGGAAAAGGAACGCGCCCTGCGGGAGCTGACCGGCGTGGTGGACGCGCTGCCCGAATCCGCGCGGCGGCGCGTGCTGCTGGTGGACGCGGAAGACCCGCACGCGGCGCTCACCGAATTGACCCACTGGCAGACCCGCCACGGCGGCAAACGGCTGCTGCCTCTGCCACTGCCCTTCTATCTGCGTCTGGACCGGGCCTATTACGGCGAACTGCGCGACAAGCTCGCCGCCAGCGCCCGCTTTGATTTCTGGAGCCGCGCCGTCCAGCCCCGCTTCCGGGAAGCCGGGCCGCGCGTGCTTCTGCTGACCAGCAAATATTTTCTGATGGGCGAACTGGAAGGGGCCTGCCGCAAACTGGGACTTGACTACAAGCTCGTTACCCTTGGGAACGACACCCTGGCCTGTGAGGATTTCATCCAGCAATTACTGGAGGCTGTGGTCTCTTTCAGACCGGATTGCTGCATCACGCTCAATCACATGGGCGTAGATGTGGAAGGCGTGCTCATGGACCTGCTGGCCCGCCTGCAACTGCCTCTGGCCTCCTGGTTCGTGGACAATCCGCATCTGATCATCCATCTCTACACGCGTTGCGTCAGCCCCTGGACGGCCCTGTTCACCTGGGACGCAGACAATATCGAAAGCCTGCGGCGAACCGGCTTCGAGCATGTCTTTTATCTTCCGCTGGGCACGGACCCGGAGCGCTTCAGTCCCCGCCGCTCAGCGGTTCCCGAGGCCTGGAAGGCCGACGTTTCCTTTGTGGGCAACTCCATGCTCTATAAAGTGGGCGGCCGCCTGAAAAACGGACGTTTCCCACGCGAATTGCTGCTGCCCTTCCGTGAGGTCGCCAGGGCGTTCATGGACAGCGAGCAGCGCTCGGTGGCGGACTTTCTGCGCCAATCCTTTCCCGACATCCATACCCGTTACGCGGCCCTGCCCGACAATGAGGCGCGGCTGGCCTACGAAACGGCCATCACCTGGCAGGCCACCCGTTTGTATCGTAACGGCTGCGTGCGCCGACTGCTGCCCTTCCGCCCCCTGATCGTGGGCGACCGGGGCTGGCGGGTCGAATTCCGGCGCGAGCCCTGCCAGCCGCGTTATCTGGACGCCTTGAGCTATTATGCGGAACTCCCCGCCTTTTACGGGCATTCCGCCATCAACTTCAACTGTACCAGCAAGCAGATGAAAGGCGCGGTCAACCAGCGGGTTTTCGACGTGCCCGCCGCCGGGGCATTTGTGCTCACGGATTGGCGGCCCCAGATGGAGCAGCTTTTTGAACCCGGAGAAATGGCCTGTTACCATGACCCGGAGGAAATCCCGGATCTGGCGCGTCACTATCTGGCCCATCCCCAAGAACGCCGTAAAGTGGCCGCCGCCGCACGCAAGCGTGTGCTCTCCTGCCATACCTGGGAACACAGACTTCAAGCTCTGCTTAAACAAATGCGCGCTATCTACGGAACGCCGACGACGCGCAAGGCCTCCGCATGA
- a CDS encoding FapA family protein, which yields MVQYYLRHYFDPDFDYLRPKPGGSADGKSDLYSLGYVQNVIAGQLLAEIIPLEKWETEPDPRFVLNKPELPAGANTRVDPAYPNYLLSDANGYVFYNEGKITVKRLLNVRQDVSFRTGNIFFVGNMAIHGSVRSGFSVQANNLRIMGMVEGGVARARRDLMVDGGARGGAGQHCLLDAGDKLLTPFLEKIEARARGNMVVDKYCLYSTVYAGANLVVRERLYGSTINAYGSVYVGKQLGNKAAVPTQIYLGYDPLSIRQLEKIDSLISNLSQTITHLKAVAGHLPPDASDASRKLARLVEQRERSMKRRTELWSRLYLDEKSMQNCRLMVPGKVFPGVEISVGRAFMLVERPYENVCFRLCYDDIVVEPLPPADKGKQK from the coding sequence ATGGTGCAATACTATCTGCGACATTATTTTGATCCTGATTTTGATTATCTGCGTCCGAAGCCCGGCGGCAGCGCGGATGGGAAGTCGGATCTTTACAGTCTCGGCTATGTGCAGAATGTCATCGCCGGGCAGCTTCTGGCCGAAATCATCCCTCTGGAAAAATGGGAAACAGAACCGGACCCGCGTTTTGTGCTCAACAAGCCGGAACTGCCCGCCGGGGCCAATACCCGCGTGGACCCGGCCTATCCCAACTATCTGCTTTCGGACGCTAACGGCTATGTTTTTTACAACGAAGGAAAAATCACGGTCAAACGCCTGCTTAACGTGCGGCAGGACGTCAGTTTCCGCACGGGCAACATCTTTTTTGTGGGCAACATGGCTATACACGGCTCGGTGCGTTCCGGTTTTTCCGTACAGGCCAACAATCTCCGAATTATGGGCATGGTGGAGGGCGGCGTGGCGCGCGCCCGGCGGGACCTGATGGTGGACGGCGGCGCGCGCGGCGGCGCCGGCCAGCACTGCCTGCTGGACGCGGGCGACAAACTGCTGACGCCGTTCCTGGAAAAAATTGAGGCCCGGGCCCGCGGCAACATGGTCGTTGACAAATACTGCCTGTACAGCACGGTGTACGCCGGGGCCAATCTGGTGGTGCGCGAACGGCTGTACGGCAGCACCATCAACGCTTACGGCAGTGTTTACGTGGGCAAGCAGTTGGGCAACAAGGCGGCGGTCCCCACTCAGATATATCTGGGCTACGACCCCCTGAGCATCCGCCAGTTGGAAAAGATCGACAGCCTGATCTCGAATCTTTCCCAGACCATAACCCATCTCAAGGCCGTGGCCGGTCATCTGCCGCCTGACGCCAGCGATGCCAGCCGCAAGCTGGCCCGGCTCGTCGAACAGCGTGAGCGGTCCATGAAACGGCGCACTGAACTCTGGTCCAGACTCTATCTGGATGAAAAATCCATGCAGAACTGCCGCCTGATGGTGCCGGGCAAGGTCTTTCCCGGCGTGGAAATCTCCGTAGGACGAGCCTTCATGCTCGTGGAACGGCCTTACGAAAATGTTTGTTTCCGGCTCTGCTACGACGATATCGTGGTGGAACCCCTGCCCCCCGCCGACAAAGGCAAACAAAAATGA